In one window of Henckelia pumila isolate YLH828 chromosome 1, ASM3356847v2, whole genome shotgun sequence DNA:
- the LOC140874445 gene encoding uncharacterized protein produces the protein MGMIEPTTISLKLADRSVKYPRGVVENVLVKVDKQIFPVDFVVLDMDEDYEVHMILGRPFLATSRALIDVEKGELVLRINDEQVVFNMLQSVRDKPIGKSCFAIDVVNICVEESMQGNDNNDVVLQPQDQKLPAKGVGGSHDKTRRTTTTVDDPP, from the coding sequence ATGGGGATGATTGAACCCACTACCATCTCGCTTAAGCTTGCAGATCGCTCTGTCAAATATCCTAGAGGGGTAGTAGAGAATGTATTAGTTAAAGTGGATAAGCAAATTTTTCCTGTTGATTTTGTCGTTCTTGATATGGATGAGGATTATGAGGTTCATATGATTTTAGGTCGTCCATTTCTTGCTACTAGTAGGGCCTTAATTGACGTGGAAAAAGGAGAGTTAGTGTTGCGAATTAATGATGAGCAAGTGGTTTTTAATATGCTGCAGTCGGTTAGAGATAAACCAATTGGAAAATCTTGCTTTGCGATTGATGTTGTTAATATTTGTGTGGAAGAATCTATGCAGGGAAATGACAATAATGATGTCGTTTTGCAGCCACAAGATCAAAAATTGCCTGCTAAAGGAGTTGGAGGGAGCCATGATAAAACCAGGCGTACAACCACGACAGTGGATGATCCGCCATGA